Proteins co-encoded in one Cardiocondyla obscurior isolate alpha-2009 linkage group LG24, Cobs3.1, whole genome shotgun sequence genomic window:
- the LOC139111580 gene encoding uncharacterized protein, producing MVEKIPLRKTITRLDFPAVIGFGNPLLDILVILKNDELIKKYNLKIDGETELCEKKLQELIADLPPEIEQCTNPGGSAQNTLRILQWLCDETQESQISVFCGGLGNDQRGSILEKLVRLAGVDVRYGVHPTLPTGLCVSLVYGTSRSLVANLGAATIYTLDDLKKANLQLDNIKIIYIEGYFVTHSLDVAKELVKRAQEKNIIVAFNLNSFYIFQDHQAAICEMVGHAKIVFGNAREMIALAQALNVKYDDVADIPFLLNSLKRITMDVSSANSTDWLADDGIFIMTRGGCAPAIIVWGRGQSVQVQPIVPKTPIVDTTGAGDALVAGFLAGVLAHWDPKSCLELGCKVASCMITRLGVTLPNGVPDFLL from the exons ATGGTAGAGAAGATTCCTCTGCGTAAGACCATAACTCGACTGGATTTCCCAGCGGTTATAGGTTTCGGCAATCCTCTGCTGGACATTCTCGTGATTTTGAAAAACGACGAGCTGATTAAGAAATACAATCTTAAGATAGACGGCGAGACTGAACTATGTGAGAAGAAGCTCCAGGAACTGATTGCAGATTTACCACCaga gatAGAGCAATGTACAAATCCCGGAGGATCTGCACAGAATACATTGAGAATTCTGCAGTGGCTCTGTGACGAAACCCAAGAGTCTCAAATCAGTGTTTTCTGTGGTGGTCTTGGGAATGATCAAAGAGGTtcgattttagaaaaattagttCGACTTGCGGGAGTAGACGTAAG atATGGTGTTCATCCAACCTTGCCTACAGGACTATGTGTTTCTCTTGTGTATGGTACATCGCGCAGCCTTGTTGCTAATCTCGGTGCAGCCACTATATATACATTGGATGATCTGAAAAAGGCTAATTTGCAattagataatataaaaataatttacatcgAGGGATACTTCGTGACGCACAGTTTGGACGTAGCCAAGGAATTGGTCAAGCGAGCGcaggagaaaaatattattgtagcGTTCAATctcaattctttttatatatttcag GATCATCAAGCGGCCATATGTGAAATGGTTGGCCATGCCAAGATCGTGTTCGGTAACGCGAGGGAAATGATTGCGCTGGCTCAAGCATTGAACGTTAAATACGACGATGTCGCCGATATACCTTTTCTGTTAAACAGTTTGAAAAGGATTACGATGGACGTTTCGAGCGCTAATAGTACAGACTGGCTAGCCGACGACGGTATATTTATTATGACGCGTGGCGGTTGCGCGCCGGCGATTATCGTTTGGGGCCGAGGACAATCTGTTCAG GTGCAACCCATTGTGCCTAAGACACCTATCGTGGACACAACGGGTGCCGGCGATGCCCTGGTAGCTGGCTTTCTGGCCGGCGTCCTGGCTCACTGGGATCCGAAGAGTTGCCTAGAATTGGGATGCAAAGTCGCGTCCTGCATGATAACCAGGCTTGGCGTCACGCTGCCAAACGGCGTGCCCGACTTTTTGCTATAA
- the Betaggt-i gene encoding geranylgeranyl transferase type-1 subunit beta, with protein sequence MIIMTPRLAREKHIKYFQRLLQVMPSSLADFDSTRPMIAYFAFSGLDLLNSLDEIGEQAKSEAIDWIYRLQVEGAGSRSGFQSSTTIPRDVPEYQCGHLAITYTSLVTLLILGDDLGRVDRQSIVEGVRACQNPDGSFTAMVTGCESDMRFLYCASCVSAILDNWSGMDIPRAIDYILRSISYDGGIGQGPGLESHGGSTFCAVASLFLMRDHINVHDVLTWERLARLKRWCLMRQDGGFNGRPGKPSDTCYSFWVGATLELLEFLHLSDAEQNKTFILNTQDTLVGGLAKFENTRPDPLHTYLGLCGLSLLGHPGLCSINPELNISQRAYEHLQRIHKKWRSE encoded by the exons ATGATCATCATGACGCCGCGACTGGCGCGGGAGAAGCACATCAAGTATTTCCAGAGGTTGCTGCAAGTCATGCCCAGCAGCCTGGCTGATTTCGACTCCACCAGGCCGATGATAGCGTACTTCGCGTTCTCCGGTTTGGACCTCCTGAATTCGCTGGACGAAATCGGGGAGCAAGCGAAGTCCGAGGCAATCGATTGGATATATCGGCTTCAAGTCGAAGGCGCCGGTTCCCGATCTGGCTTTCAGTCGTCGACAACGATACCGCGAGACGTGCCCGAGTATCAATGCGGTCATCTGGCAATAACCTATACCAGCCTGGTGACCCTTCTGATCCTCGGCGACGATCTCGGCCGGGTGGACAGGCAATCCATCGTCGAGGGTGTTCGGGCCTGCCAGAACCCCGACGGATCATTCACGGCGATGGTCACAGGATGCGAGAGCGACATGAGGTTTCTCTACTGCGCTTCTTGCGTTTCGGCAATTTTAGACAATTGGTCAGGCATGGATATTCCAAGAGCTatcgattatattttacgaagtATC TCGTATGACGGTGGTATTGGGCAAGGACCAGGCCTCGAATCTCACGGTGGCTCTACGTTCTGTGCCGTGGCGAGTCTGTTTCTGATGAGAGACCATATTAACGTACACGATGTGCTGACATGGGAACGTTTGGCTCGGTTAAAGCGTTGGTGCCTTATGAGACAGGATGGTGGATTTAACGGCAGGCCTGGAAAACCGTCCGACACGTGTTACAGCTTTTGGGTTGGTGCTACGCTCGAGCTGTTAGAGTTCCTTCATTTATCAGACGCCGAACAGAATAAAACGTTTATTCTTAATACGCAAGACACACTTGTCGGGGGATTGGCCAAGTTTGAGAACACTCGGCCCGATCCTTTGCACACATACTTAG gttTGTGTGGCTTGAGTCTCTTGGGACATCCTGGTCTGTGTTCGATAAACCCCGAACTGAACATTTCCCAACGAGCTTACGAGCATCTGCAACGAATTCATAAAAAGTGGCGAAGCGAATGA
- the Hand gene encoding heart- and neural crest derivatives-expressed protein 2, which produces MLGGYEAQTDYYPQWHQPYNYVTQLPYGPLGSVPDADSQSTYWGGADSGISGGSSGAGSPTASTPPLIEEIGVQEPSYSPLQQYVHPTASQHYATLPYSQGQQEMSPHHHHHHPHHHHHHQPTQRREHEFASVQLSQHVVGGTLQQHLHQGVREGGVAPRPKRRNTANKKERRRTQSINNAFSDLRECIPNVPSDTKLSKIKTLRLAASYIGYLMAVLESDEGEEPQTFRAEILSNGRRNKTTQPNQNESCLQSVSNLGHEEPTKSKGRTGWPQHMWALELKQESPTNQMQ; this is translated from the exons ATGCTCGGCGGTTACGAGGCTCAAACAGATTATTATCCTCAATGGCATCAACCATATAATTATGTCACTCAGCTTCCCTACG GGCCACTCGGCTCGGTCCCCGACGCCGACAGTCAATCTACGTATTGGGGTGGCGCGGATTCCGGTATTTCGGGGGGTAGCTCGGGGGCTGGGAGTCCCACCGCATCGACACCGCCGCTCATCGAAGAGATCGGGGTGCAAGAGCCTAGCTATTCACCTCTGCAGCAGTACGTGCACCCTACAGCCAGCCAGCATTACGCCACCTTGCCGTACTCCCAAGGGCAGCAAGAAATGTCGCCTCATCACCACCACCATCATCCGCATCATCACCATCACCACCAACCCACCCAACGGCGCGAGCACGAATTCGCGAGCGTTCAACTTAGCCAGCACGTCGTCGGCGGCACCCTCCAGCAGCACCTTCATCAGGGCGTGCGCGAGGGTGGCGTGGCACCGAGACCAAAGAGGCGAAACACCGcgaataaaaaggaaagaagaagaacgCAAAGCATCAACAACGCTTTCTCTGACTTGAGGGAGTGCATTCCTAACGTCCCCTCGGATAcgaaattatcaaaaattaagaCACTAAGACTGGCCGCGTCTTACATTGGATATCTGATGGCGGTATTGGAAAGCGACGAGGGCGAGGAACCGCAGACTTTTCGCGCGGAAATTCTCTCGAACGGCAGGAGGAACAAAACGACTCAGCCTAATCAG AATGAATCGTGTTTGCAGTCAGTCTCGAATCTCGGCCACGAAGAACCGACTAAGAGCAAAGGACGAACGGGCTGGCCACAGCACATGTGGGCCCTCGAATTGAAGCAAGAATCACCGACCAACCAGATGCAATAA
- the Pban gene encoding PBAN-type neuropeptides isoform X2 codes for MRMEKTTSTSSQRRRFATPIKPGGSPCPTLFRCGISRKDVSAMTVIGNPVGRAAVVCVLAMLLCLGSRAHGSREIGTTGGSSDGRSPSNDFGSCIEGKCTKRTTQDITSGMWFGPRLGKRRRPDEKPEASPKFEILDPNPLDGVHLAIVAIPNNDKRQTPQFTPRLGRGSDEDIFSYGDAYEVDEDDRPLPPVFAPRLGRRLPWIPSPRLGRELRNVLQKL; via the exons ATGAGAATGGAAAAAACAACGTCGACGTCCTCGCAACGACGACGGTTCGCCACCCCTATAAAACCCGGAGGATCACCGTGCCCGACATTATTTCGCTGCGGAATCTCGAGGAAAGACGTATCCGCGATGACCGTCATCGGGAATCCTGTCGGCCGCGCGGCTGTCGTCTGCGTTCTGGCGATGCTACTCTGCCTAGGATCTCGCGCTCACG GATCGAGGGAGATCGGCACGACGGGCGGATCAAGCGACGGGAGATCGCCCAGCAACGACTTCGGCTCGTGCATCGAGGGCAAGTGCACCAAGCGTACCACGCAGGATATCACGAGCGGGATGTGGTTCGGACCGCGTCTAGGAAAGCGACGCCGACCGGACGAGAAGCCGGAAGCGAGCCCCAAGTTCGAGATCCTGGATCCGAACCCGCTGGACGGAGTGCATTTGGCGATCGTCGCGATTCCAA ATAACGACAAGAGACAGACGCCTCAATTTACACCGCGTTTAGGACGAGGATCGGACGAGGATATTTTTTCTTACGGAGACGCGTACGAAGTCGACGAGGACGACCGTCCGTTACCACCGGTCTTCGCGCCTCGCTTAGGACGCAGGCTTCCCTGGATACCGTCGCCAAGACTCGGACGTGAATTACGCAACGTATTACAGAAACTGTAG
- the Pban gene encoding PBAN-type neuropeptides isoform X1 — translation MRMEKTTSTSSQRRRFATPIKPGGSPCPTLFRCGISRKDVSAMTVIGNPVGRAAVVCVLAMLLCLGSRAHGEYGSREIGTTGGSSDGRSPSNDFGSCIEGKCTKRTTQDITSGMWFGPRLGKRRRPDEKPEASPKFEILDPNPLDGVHLAIVAIPNNDKRQTPQFTPRLGRGSDEDIFSYGDAYEVDEDDRPLPPVFAPRLGRRLPWIPSPRLGRELRNVLQKL, via the exons ATGAGAATGGAAAAAACAACGTCGACGTCCTCGCAACGACGACGGTTCGCCACCCCTATAAAACCCGGAGGATCACCGTGCCCGACATTATTTCGCTGCGGAATCTCGAGGAAAGACGTATCCGCGATGACCGTCATCGGGAATCCTGTCGGCCGCGCGGCTGTCGTCTGCGTTCTGGCGATGCTACTCTGCCTAGGATCTCGCGCTCACGGTGAATACG GATCGAGGGAGATCGGCACGACGGGCGGATCAAGCGACGGGAGATCGCCCAGCAACGACTTCGGCTCGTGCATCGAGGGCAAGTGCACCAAGCGTACCACGCAGGATATCACGAGCGGGATGTGGTTCGGACCGCGTCTAGGAAAGCGACGCCGACCGGACGAGAAGCCGGAAGCGAGCCCCAAGTTCGAGATCCTGGATCCGAACCCGCTGGACGGAGTGCATTTGGCGATCGTCGCGATTCCAA ATAACGACAAGAGACAGACGCCTCAATTTACACCGCGTTTAGGACGAGGATCGGACGAGGATATTTTTTCTTACGGAGACGCGTACGAAGTCGACGAGGACGACCGTCCGTTACCACCGGTCTTCGCGCCTCGCTTAGGACGCAGGCTTCCCTGGATACCGTCGCCAAGACTCGGACGTGAATTACGCAACGTATTACAGAAACTGTAG